A segment of the Zingiber officinale cultivar Zhangliang chromosome 8B, Zo_v1.1, whole genome shotgun sequence genome:
acagcGACTGTCCCATCGgatgtgacgccaccgccataccctgacaagaGAAAGGTAGCCACGTGTCAGCAAGTTACGGGTTAACGCACGTGGTTGACGGAAGCTTCGGCATAAAttccaaggcacgggcaagatatcGCCGAACGGCTGAGCATCCATTAACCCGTCCGAGCGGACTAAGGTATCGGTCGTCCCTCGATCaaatcggcagtccagtcagtcggacttcgcctccttcgactagacttgaaggggaggcaagtgatccggtggtcaaggcaggggaccccattacgaggggtcaacgccacgtggaggttaaAGGGCCAGGGGGGGCCcgccgaagaagggtgagccgatcgGACTCATGAGGAAAGGGTAGGCCGATCGACCGACCAAttaacatctgatagtaaaaggcgccctgattAGGGTTGGGGTTTCGACGCTCAGTTTAAACAATGGCTAAGAGCCAAGCGGAATGCCTAAGAGAAGGCGGGACGTGATGGGagcgccgcccggccggcgcagggaatgaGAGCCggccggacgacgctcttcgtccaGCTGGCCGGACGGATGTCCTGGCCGGtggtgggtaaatagggacaggatCATCTTCTGATAGctgtcaagtcgtatggctaggccatactcctagtctgacaacggggcgtcctgttgtcccatcgaaagTGTGATGGGACTGTAGtagtatgacgtcaggtaagctttctgacagacacacaCCGAGGTATGGGcggcggacacgtacgcgcctcggtgggcgtgtaggagctctttcgccgctctatataaagagccgcagacttcgccggaggtacgcgttttaacacctttggagctactttttccaccacttgcttacctgacttgagcgtcggagggtcaccgccgggaaccccttcccggcccgacttctgtgcaggttcgccggagctccgtgcccccagtcgaagatccacgtcaacagtcggagagcgccccgtgcccagcgtccgttgattcagcattcggacaggatcaataaccaaccatgaagggaaaaattattagagaaatttttattttaaaaatttccggaaacaaataaggaagttttaattttttgtttaaaacttgccttatttggagcatgaaggtgtggtcggccataacatgggttaaaaggaattttaattaaattttccttattaaccaatggcaaggagaataagggaattttaattataattaaatttccttatatgccaagaccaaggaatataaaagaggggtagaggtgtcttacctcacaacatatcttctatagtttctcctctcttggtgtgtggtcggccctattcttcttctcttctcttcttctttatttGGCCGGTGCAtctccttcttggagttcttgtggtggccgattcttactaggagaagaaggagagaaaggagactttgctcttgcatcccttggagcttggttggtggccgagaattGCTATCTCTTGAAGAAAGGTGCTTAgttgaaacttggaagaaggaagaaggaggcttggtggattctcatctcggtagatcattacctacacaacgtccgagataagaagaggaatacgatagaagatcaagaggttgttattACAAAGAAagttataactagtaattgttttccgcatcatactagttttctttgtatagtttttgaaataccaaacacaagaggcatatgattctagttttcgaatttgtgattcgagtttgtgtttttttttttgtttttcgaatttgtgattcgattgttccttttggttaaacctagggttatataaggaaattaaatattaaatttcattgaaatcctttgtctaggaagtggtggatgctctcatacctaagaagacctagtgtctcgtcatgtttaacttgaaagtcgatttctgaaattaatatttaattgaatttgtaacatggctaaatttggatcaataatattacCAATGGCCATTCAAATAAATAGTCAATGCGGTTGCAAAATCGTGGCCAAACCACATGGTCACGGTTTTATGTCCAAACCTAGTTATAATCCACAGCCTGCCCTAGTCACAATTTCGTAGTCAGATCTGGTCATGATTTTGCAACTAGGCTTAGCTGACTAATTTTATGTCAAACTCAATCACTATTTCATAGCTATCTCAGTTACAATTTCACAACCAATTGAATCCAGGGCAAAGGATCATATGTAGGGAAGagtattttagaaaatatatgtACGTTGTGtaattataatatttaaaaaaacttgtGTTATTCaatcaaatatcaaagtaacttAATATGATTTAGATGGACGGAGCTGACCATCCAACTGAAAAATTAAttgattcaaaattaattaacatgaATAAAACATTAACTTACTAAGCCTGACCCAATTAATCCGTAAACTGCCCGAAGGTGACACTACTCGACTGAACCAAACTGCTAAATCTTCTGTCAGACAATTGGATAGACAATTCGATACAAAAACACTACGATATTaaagtaaaataataattttttgataAGAAATTAAACGAGAGCACAATCGACAAAATGTAACAAGTAATTTATTAATCAGTTTCCTTCATCTTCCAACCCTCTCCCCGTCCTCTCTTCTCCTCCTGAAGGATGATTCACCCTTCTCGTACGTCCACCGAAGCGAACACAGCAATAGTACTTTCTAAGAAGGCGTCTGTTAACGCTGTGTTGGACGTCAAAACAACACCAAGAAAATCAAGAACCTGAAACAAGAGCAACAAAAGCAGCATGAAGTCTCATATACTTTTGTAGTACTAGCTAGAACCGACACAAATTAAAGGCGAAGCGACCAGACTGACCTCCTCTTCAGCTATGCTCAACTCTGCCATCTTGATTGGATCAGAGATTTCATTGCGGACTGAAATGACTTCAGCGAGGGATAGTGGGGTGACTACGAGTTGGTCGGTAACCATGTACGTTAATTCCTGACAATAGCTTCCTTGTGAAGAAATTGTTCCTCTGGATCTACTTTTCGGGTCTATAAGTTTTGCCTGACGTCCATGGCCATGCGATTTGCAGAAAGTGTCGCTTAGTTTGCAGCAGTAGTAGCATATATAATAGATAACTTGCTTCTCCTCCTCCACTCCAATGACTTGACTCTCGCAGTTGAAATGTGGAGGAAGCTTAGGATTAAGCAGTTTCTCTTCGCAGCCTGCAACCACGTAACCTGACGACCGCAAACGCTCTGCACTACCATACAAGTTATCAAGACATCCAATCCGGCATCGATTGCCCAAGTGCTTCTTCAGAGAACCCAAAGGAAATGTGAGAAAACTGAAAATTAAATCAACGAAATCCTGACTCGCCAAAGCACACAACACCTTGTACATCTTCTCCTCATCAAACGACTTTATTTCAACCGTTTTTTCAACCGAAGGGACTGAAACCTCTGGCGTCATGTCTTCTTCATTTTGCAATAAAACATCAGTTAGCGGAGTGTCGGAAATGAGGGACCTTTTAAGAATACTCAAGACCTGCATGGATTGAATTTATCAACTGAATTAGCATCAGTTGTTGAAGTAGAACTACAAGAAATTAAAAGACTTCGAAAGATAAAGAAAACTTGCCTGTTCTCGTTCGATCTGTACCAATCTTTCTTCGAGATGATTACGATCACCATTGCGACACTCATTTAAAGTCGAAATGAAGTCCTCAATGACAGTTATACAAAGAGCATCTGTAACAACAAATTTAGCCCCTTTGACGAATACGCCATGAAATTCTTTATAATTAACATCGTCTCGATTCAGATCATATGTAATTGCCTTCGTCATGTCATAACCACACTGACATTTGAGCCCTGAGTAATAGCTCAGCGAACTATAAGAGCAGCAAGAAGATGAGCATATATATAGCTCTCCCGTTGCATCAATATTAATCTTAAGTTTCTGGCATTTTATTCCAGATGAGTTCACTGGGTTTGTCAACATCGACTTGCACGCAGCCGTCATCAGATACTTCTCATCGAGCTGCTCAACGCTTTGGTAAAGCTTATCGAAGCAACCCAAGGAGGACTGCTTGTTGAGAAGACGGACGACGGTGCCGACTGGCAACGTGAGGAAGCTGAGGAGAACATCCACGAAATCCAAGTCCGATTCGCCAAAAGCTACGCAGTTGTTGGTCTTGTTCACAAAGACTTTGAGAGTGATTTGCTGCTGATCAGTGGCCATATATTTCTAATCAGCTCAGGCGACGTCCGTGGAGTAGATAGAGCAGAGAACTTGTTTGGATTTTGTGCAAATATATATTGTGGCATATTTATGGTATCTCGTAATGTATGTTCTCCTCTGCTATCGCACCACGAGTTTAGGGTCGAAAATTTCACGACTGATGGAGCGTAAATCCCTAGAATCTTTGTAAACTCACTCACACCTGTCACTTGCTTAGGAACGAAGTTAACTGAAAAAAAACATAAGGGGTTTTAACTTTTTAGAGTTGCCGCGCGTGCTATGACAGCAATTAGCACAGAGCATGCTTTAGAGTCATTAGTTAGTTGTTTAGGAATTTTAAAAGACTTTAAATTTTTTGGAGTTCCCTCATGTGTTATGAATGCAATTAGCGGTGAGAATTGTAAGAGTCAATAGTTGCTTAAGAATTTATGTTGGCTGCTTTGAAATTGAAAGATTTTCGATGATTTGGGTTTTCCATGTGCTTTGGAAATCAGAGTTTTGTTTATTTCTTGCTCGGGACAGACATTTGCTGCATCTGCTCTTTCCAATTTATTTCATGCCTGACCAGGCATTAACATTTTTTGAACCCGGTTTTGACATTCCATTAATGTTATTTATGATCCATACTTTTTTTCTTTCTgtatttctttgttttttcttgaTATATTCTAGTAAAATTTACAAATGTTATATTTACTTGGGAAgtagaaagtaaattttaaaaaaagtttaagtaGTGAAAAAAATTTCATCgtttatttaattaaacttttaaaataaaagagaaacataATTCATCCACGAACAATTTTATATTATGTTATTTGGAAGAGCGGAAAGTAAAACTAAGATAAAATTTGTGAAATATTTCCTTTGTttagagcatctccaatgcaagCTCTGTAAAaggtttgtaaaattaaaaaaccTTACCAAAAAAGCTTTTATGATTGTGTAGATGAAGTTTAATTCAAGAGCAGGTTTGAATTTTCAAACCTGCTTTTTTCTCTTGAAAGTGAAGTCACGTAATTAATGTGCATGATtgattattttcaaataattaaaaataaattatttgatgtaacatttaattataatgttttatttcataaatagttaataataattaaagtggtattttttttcttttgaaaataaatatatttgagataagttaaaaaaatatagaaatgattataattaaattaaaatcataaattaattaatttatttaatttaaaattgtaaatttaattaaattaaaatcataaatttattaattaaaaattataaataaattaaatcaaaatcataaattaattaaaatattaaatgaaaattatatagatatattaaatgaaaaattaataaataaaaatatatgatttataatgtaggacacacaaaaaaaaattgtaggGAGGCTTTTTCATTGTGGAGATAATAGTAAATgtttatacttgtgatgtggcatattgaaaattataaaaaaactcATTAAGAGGTTTAACCATTGGTGATACCTTAAGAACTTTTTATACTTATGATGTGGCATTGATGTGACATATTGGAAACTACAAAAAAAGCTTATTGAAAGGTTTAACTATTGGAGATGCCCTTACTTCGTTAGTGGACTGCTTGCTGCTCAGCCATAATAATATCTGCAAAATAATATTACAGCATAACATATATACTAAAGTTTACAAATATGCATGACAACAATAcaaaacaatatgcaaacataacttaattgatgaacaataatgctagtattttatcatttttaacaTCTGACTAATCAACAATAACGGTTTCTAAGTCCTCATCATTAGACTCTGTTAGTAcaacttcatcctcactgttagacatctctccatcatttatctcctcgtaagtaacattaACATCTATAAATAACTGAGATGTAGATTAGAGTTGTGCATTAACTAAATGTCTCATCATTTCGTCATTCTGAAATGGACCATGGTTCTGATTAGTGATGGTGTTCGACATTTCAATTGTCGAGTGAAGTTTCGTTCGATAAACAGATAACCATTCATTAGGTCTCATTCTCTTCGTAGAGTATTCAAGATAGAATATTTGACCCGTTTGTACTctaaaaatgaaaggttcaataagaaccttttgtttgcattaacctcaactaaattataatgtggatgcatTCTGATACCTATTCTTAGGGCAGGATTATACAATGAACATTTGAATAACACACACATTTTTATAGGTAATGCAGGATACTCAACCTCTATggtttcctcaagtctaccatagtaatcaaattaagtgttattgttgtccatagatccttGAACATaaacaccagaattataggttaatctccgtgaatctcGTTATGCCACCTGGAATTTGAGTCCATTAACATAGTAATCAGAGTAGACCTTTATTTTGTGGAGGGGTCCTGATGCAAgattcattatcctatcatctgccacatttgatattctacggtctTTAACCTATAAAATTAGTAGACATTAGGACACTTTTTAATACACATGAACTTAAAGATTTGATAAAATCTTCaacttacatatatttcaaaTCATAATACAAATTCGGCCTCTAACTTTTCAACTACCCACCTGCATCTATTGATGGATTTTATAGATATAGTTATTGTTCATACAAGCTGGGaaagaaggtaattttaagataattgaggTATCAAACAATCAAATTAAACAGGTGATAAATTTTCtattagagaagtcaacttactttatgtatggtttgacttcatcacagtttaagagtatgtatattCTTGCAGTATGATATTCTTTTGGAGTTAAGAatctagaaacagatgcaccAATTAGCTTGCtaggaaacttaaaaatagaaagcatcaatTGGTCTATTGTCTGAGCATCATTAGGTTTTTTAGGATATTTGTGATGTCTGGTCTtcacattatcagcaaaataatagaagcagaaagaagatgcttcttcaactaGATAAGTATTACATATTGaaccctcaactcttgctttgttatgaacattagtgtttaattttcttaaaaatcgttcgaatggatacatccatctatatTGCATAGGACCAATTATGGTAAAT
Coding sequences within it:
- the LOC122014041 gene encoding uncharacterized protein LOC122014041; its protein translation is MATDQQQITLKVFVNKTNNCVAFGESDLDFVDVLLSFLTLPVGTVVRLLNKQSSLGCFDKLYQSVEQLDEKYLMTAACKSMLTNPVNSSGIKCQKLKINIDATGELYICSSSCCSYSSLSYYSGLKCQCGYDMTKAITYDLNRDDVNYKEFHGVFVKGAKFVVTDALCITVIEDFISTLNECRNGDRNHLEERLVQIEREQVLSILKRSLISDTPLTDVLLQNEEDMTPEVSVPSVEKTVEIKSFDEEKMYKVLCALASQDFVDLIFSFLTFPLGSLKKHLGNRCRIGCLDNLYGSAERLRSSGYVVAGCEEKLLNPKLPPHFNCESQVIGVEEEKQVIYYICYYCCKLSDTFCKSHGHGRQAKLIDPKSRSRGTISSQGSYCQELTYMVTDQLVVTPLSLAEVISVRNEISDPIKMAELSIAEEEVLDFLGVVLTSNTALTDAFLESTIAVFASVDVREG